The following coding sequences are from one Aeromicrobium duanguangcaii window:
- the mraZ gene encoding division/cell wall cluster transcriptional repressor MraZ, with amino-acid sequence MTAPASAHFFGTFTPRLDEKGRLFLPAKFRPLLTDGVVLTRGQEHCIYGWTPEAFDEFSSRARQASFTNRQARNFIRMLFGGAAHETPDKQGRVPVSQLLREWAGLERDCTVVGTGERFEIWDSTRWNDFSDEHEEGFADLSEEIFPGIF; translated from the coding sequence ATGACCGCACCGGCATCAGCGCACTTCTTCGGCACGTTCACCCCGCGGCTGGACGAGAAGGGGCGACTGTTCCTTCCCGCGAAGTTCCGGCCACTGCTCACGGACGGCGTGGTGTTGACCCGCGGTCAGGAGCACTGCATCTACGGGTGGACGCCCGAGGCGTTCGACGAGTTCTCCTCGCGAGCCCGGCAGGCCTCGTTCACGAACCGGCAGGCACGCAACTTCATCCGCATGCTCTTCGGCGGTGCGGCGCACGAGACGCCGGACAAGCAGGGGCGCGTGCCCGTCTCGCAGCTGCTGCGCGAGTGGGCCGGCCTGGAGCGCGACTGCACGGTCGTGGGCACGGGCGAGCGGTTCGAGATCTGGGACTCCACTCGATGGAACGACTTCTCCGACGAGCACGAGGAGGGCTTCGCCGATTTGTCGGAGGAGATCTTCCCCGGGATCTTCTGA